Proteins encoded together in one Papaver somniferum cultivar HN1 unplaced genomic scaffold, ASM357369v1 unplaced-scaffold_21, whole genome shotgun sequence window:
- the LOC113339378 gene encoding uncharacterized protein LOC113339378: MASSSNRMTIEELRSTHRVERQMYRRLTMDMRKEPLACMAIMALWLFMEELGYPSVISTLLTYQSDILDSALSEAQSLAHYIVTRTPPPSSLIDMPITLRLIHAVGSRRFIPLKNLFEHGTIPYIKVQKIVKDVCGALFEDIFREAMKSRNNATDTTVHSQRLFEEICGSSSLPTVEEPQAVRVITPPSEQTMLVTFSREFPITTEDHVREYFVVMHGDCIERIHMQDPKPPQRQSMGAKIILKDSETIHEILGGKESVRLLINGLHADARRCELGEGSQ, translated from the exons ATGGCATCTTCCAGCAATCGGATGACAATTGAAGAGTTGCGATCAACTCACAGAGTCGAAAGACAGATGTATCGGAGACTAACGATGGACATGCGTAAAGAACCTCTTGCATGTATGGCTATAATGGCATTATGGCTGTTTATGGAAGAACTGGGATATCCCAGTGTCATTTCTACGTTACTGACGTACCAAAGTGATATTCTTGATTCAGCCTTGTCGGAAGCACAATCGTTAGCGCATTATATCGTTACCAGAACACCACCTCCTTCTTCTTTGATTGATATGCCGATAACGTTAAGATTGATTCACGCTGTCGGATCTCGGAGGTTTATACCTCTGAAAAATCTGTTCGAACATGGGACAATTCCGTATATCAAAGTCCAGAAAATAGTAAAAGATGTTTGCGGTGCGTTGTTTGAAGACATCTTCAGAGAGGCGATGAAATCAAGGAACAATGCTACTGATACTACCGTGCATAGCCAGAGATTATTTGAGGAAATTTGCGGCTCTTCTTCGTTGCCTACTGTCGAGGAACCACAAGCAGTACGAGTTATTACTCCGCCGAGTGAACAAACTATGTTGGTTACATTCTCTAGAGAATTTCCAATAACTACTGAAGATCATGTTCGAGAGTATTTTGTCGT GATGCATGGGGACTGCATAGAAAGAATCCATATGCAAGACCCGAAACCACCACAAAGACAATCAATGGGCGCTAAGATTATTTTGAAGGACTCCGAAACAATCCATGAAATCCTTGGCGGCAAAGAGAGCGTTCGGCTTTTAATCAATGGACTTCATGCGGATGCAAGGAGATGTGAACTGGGGGAAGGCAGTCAATAG
- the LOC113339349 gene encoding WD repeat-containing protein 44-like, with protein sequence MESWKSEELEEEEDSFFDSREDITSISDSGSEKFDLVSNTSPLIENWVSDGGSRYEIWIENPGSVNERRHKFHKWMGLGGSDELNCIDSGRITGGDAGAVLRSTGFESSRSSWSFWSNEAREEENFVCRVRNLEDGTEYVVDELSQDDGVVSLVRETDAAVERRPVERMKRVKKSWLRKLCHLVGVFARRKRGAKVKLPDSDAAPGSKVKRVRVRPLKKRSKEMSALYMGQEIHAHKGSILTMKFSPDGLYLASAGEDGIVRVWELVESERPIESEIPDIDPSCVYFKVNHFSELAPLFAAKEKSGMFKSMRISSHSACVVFPPKVIRISDKPLHEFHGHNSEVLDLSWSNNKHLLSSSVDNTVRLWQVGQDQCLKIFSHNNYVTSVHFNPVNDDFFISGSIDGKVRIWTISGSQVVDWTDIKEIVTAVSYRPDGQVGIVGTMTGNCHFYNISDNHLQLDNNICLMGKKKFPGNRITGFQFSPSDARNLMVTSADSQIRILDGLKVVSKYKGIRNSGTQLSASFTLDGKHIISASEDSNVYVWNHSCHDRTSISPAKSIWSCERFFSNNVSVALPWCGWKSENSPVASTTPLARVPEDPPERNLEENRSQESRVIEKSPNTLQLSSPNGFSLGPACYSDPVPKGSATWPEEKLPHSSSMLVASVLCKSRCRFLKNSCKSTLTAPHAWSLMIVTASWDGRIRSFQNYGLPVHV encoded by the exons ATGGAGAGTTGGAAGAGTGAAgaattggaagaagaagaagatagtttctTTGATAGCCGTGAAGATATAACCTCAATATCTGATTCAGGTTcagaaaaatttgatcttgtttcaaATACTAGTCCATTGATTGAGAATTGGGTATCAGATGGTGGTTCTAGGTATGAAATTTGGATTGAAAACCCCGGTAGTGTAAACGAACGTCGTCATAAGTTTCATAAATGGATGGGTTTAGGAGGTTCAGATGAGCTTAATTGTATTGATAGTGGTAGAATCACCGGAGGAGACGCCGGGGCAGTGCTCCGGAGTACTGGGTTTGAGTCTAGTAGGTCGTCGTGGTCTTTCTGGTCGAATGAGGCTAGAGAAGAGGAGAATTTTGTGTGTAGAGTTAGGAATTTGGAAGATGGGACGGAGTATGTTGTCGATGAATTGAGTCAAGATGATGGCGTCGTATCTCTTGTGCGAGAAACCGATGCTGCTGTGGAGAGGCGTCCGGTGGAGAGGATGAAGAGAGTTAAGAAGAGTTGGTTGAGGAAATTATGTCATCTGGTTGGTGTTTTTGCTAGGCGGAAGAGAGGTGCGAAAGTGAAGTTACCGGATTCTGATGCAGCTCCGGGGTCAAAAGTCAAGAGAGTGAGGGTACGGCCACTCAAGAAGCGGTCCAAGGAAATGTCAGCTCTATATATGGGACAAGAGATTCATGCGCATAAAGGGTCTATATTGACTATGAAGTTTAGCCCGGACGGATTGTACTTGGCTAGTGCAGGTGAAGATGGGATTGTTCGTGTGTGGGAGTTAGTTGAGAGTGAGAGACCTATTGAAAGTGAGATTCCGGATATTGATCCTTCTTGTGTGTACTTCAAAGTGAATCATTTTTCTGAATTGGCGCCGCTGTTTGCTGCTAAGGAGAAGAGTGGTATGTTTAAAAGCATGAGAATTTCATCACATTCGGCTTGTGTTGTTTTTCCACCAAAAGTTATAAGGATCTCGGACAAACCACTTCATGAATTTCATGGGCATAACAGTGAGGTTTTGGATTTGTCGTGGTCGAATAATAAG CATCTTCTGTCATCATCTGTTGATAATACTGTTCGCCTGTGGCAAGTGGGGCAAGACCAATGCCTTAAAATCTTCTCTCATAATAATTACG TAACAAGTGTTCACTTCAACCCTGTGAATGATGATTTTTTCATCAGCGGTTCAATAGATGGAAAGGTTCGGATCTGGACAATTTCTGGCTCTCAAGTTGTTGATTGGACTGACATCAAGGAAATAGTCACTGCTGTTAGTTATCGCCCTGATGGACAG GTAGGAATTGTTGGTACAATGACCGGAAATTGCCACTTCTACAATATATCAG ATAACCATCTGCAACTGGATAATAATATATGCTTAATGGGTAAAAAGAAGTTCCCTGGCAATCGGATTACTGGATTTCAG TTTTCTCCAAGTGATGCGAGAAATCTAATGGTCACTTCGGCTGATTCACAAATCAGGATTCTAGATGGTCTGAAAGTCGTAAGCAAATACAAAG GGATTCGGAATTCAGGAACCCAGCTATCTGCATCATTTACATTAGATGGGAAACACATAATTTCAGCAAGTGAAGATTCAAACGTCTATGTATGGAACCACAGCTGCCATGACCGGACTTCAATTTCGCCAGCAAAGAGCATATGGTCTTGTGAGCGCTTCTTCTCAAATAATGTATCAGTTGCCCTACCATGGTGTGGCTGGAAGTCTGAAAATTCTCCTGTTGCTTCCACGACACCGTTAGCTCGTGTCCCGGAGGACCCACCAgaaagaaatctagaagagaacAGGTCACAAGAAAGCCGCGTGATTGAGAAATCTCCTAATACTCTACAATTATCTTCGCCTAATGGTTTCTCTCTGGGCCCTGCGTGTTACTCAGATCCTGTTCCAAAGGGATCCGCAACTTGGCCTGAGGAAAAGCTCCCACATTCAAGCTCAATGTTAGTGGCATCTGTTCTGTGTAAATCCCgttgtagatttttgaagaatTCATGCAAAAGCACGTTAACTGCACCTCATGCGTGGTCTTTGATGATTGTAACGGCTAGCTGGGACGGAAGGATTCGATCATTCCAGAATTATGGATTACCAGTGCATGTTTAG